CGGTGGGAATGCGGTCGCTGAGCAGCTCCCGCACCCCGGCGATGAGCTCGGCGCGGCCGGCGACGTGGTTGTACAGCGCGGAGGGCCGCACGCCGAGCTCGGCGGCGATCGCGCGCATGCCGGCGCCGTCGGCACCGCGTTCGTCGATGAGCCGCAGGCCGGTCTCGATGATGAGGCGTCGCGAGAGCACGCGCACGCTCGGCCGTCCGGCCCTGCGTCGCGCCGGAGCGGGCCGTTGGGGGGATCCCGCCCCGTCGGCTGCTGCTGCCATCGCACTCCCCCTCCGTCGCCGGCGCCGCTCCGAGCCGCCCGTTCGCGGCGGTGAGCCGCGGCGCCCCGCGGCTGCCGCGCACCGGTCCCGGTTCACGCTAGCGCAACGCCCCGTTCCGTACTATTCTCGACGCGGCACCCGAAAAGAACCCCGTTCATTTTGCGTGCCGCGTCGCGGCGAGAGCGATTCGTCGCGAGGCCGAGCACACATCGAAGGAGATCCCGTGGCCGCTGCCCCCGACGCCGGCACCGCCGCTCGGCGCGCCGCTCTCGCCTTCGCAGCCCCCACGCAGAGAAGGACGCACCCATGAGCCTCACGATCTTCACCGGCGGCACCGTGATCGTCGACCCCGCGGGCGAGCACGGCCCCGTCACGACCACCGCGATCGCGTTCAGAGAGGACCGAGTCGCGGCCCACGGCGCGGCGGCCGAGGCGCTGGCCTCGGAGCCGGGCGCGGTGCGCGTCGACCTCGCGGGCGGCGTGCTGGCGCCGGCGCCCGGTGACGGCCACGCCCACCCGCTGCTCGGCGGGCTCGAGGCGCTCGGGCCGAACGTGCGCGACGCCTCCGATCTCGCGGGCATCCTCGAGGCCGTGGCGGCGTGGAAGGCCGAGCATCCCGAGACCGAATGGATCGTGGGCGGCAGCTACGACGCCACCTTCGCCGAGGGCGGCCTCTTCGACGCCCGATGGCTCGACGAGGCGACGGGCGACACCCCCACGATCCTGCGCGCCTGGGACTACCACACCGCGTGGGCCAACTCCGCAGCGCTGCGGGCGGGCGGCATCACCGCCGAGACCCCGGACCCCGCCCTCGGACGCATCGTGCGACGCGAGGACGGCGCGCCGCTCGGCACCCTGCAGGAGGCCGCGGCGAACGACTTCCTCGCCGACGTCGTGCCCCCGTTCTCGCTCGCGCAGCGGGTCGCCGCCCTCGAGCAGGCCACCCTCGGGTACGCCGCCCAGGGCACCACCTGGGTGCAGGACGCGTGGGTCGAGCTCGACACCCTGCCCGTCTACGTCGCCGCAGCCGAATCCGGCCGCCTGCACACGCGCCTCAATCTGGCCTTCCGCGCCGACCCGGCCCGCTGGCGCCGGCAGGTCGAGGAGTTCGTCGCGGCCCGCGCCGAGGTGCGGGCGCTGGGCGCGGATCGCCTCACCGCGGAGACCGTCAAGTTCTTCGCCGATGGGGTGATCGAGAGCCACACGGCCGCCATGATCGCCCCCTACGCCGACCGTCCCGACGAGCGCGGCCTGCCGAACTGGACGGCCTCGGAGCTCGCAGAGGCCGCCGCCGCGTTCGACGCCGAGGGGTTCCAGCTCCACATCCACGCCATCGGCGACGCCGCGAACCGCGACGCCCTCGACGCGCTCGAGGCGGCGATCCGAGACGATCCCGCCCGCGAACGGCACCACGTCGTCGCGCACGTCGCCGTGCTCGATCCCGCCGACATCGCACGCTTCGCCGAGCTCGGCGTCATCGCCAACTTCGAGCCCTACTGGGCGCAGTGCGACGCCGTGATGCGCGACCTCACGATTCCGCATCTCGGCCATCCCCGCGACGAGTGGCAGTACCTCATCGGTTCGGTGCACCGCAGCGGCGCCACCGTGTCGTTCGGCAGCGACTGGCCCGTGACCACGCGCGACTGGCGCCCCGCGCTCTCGACCGCGATCACGCGGCACAGCCACGCGGAGCCCGGCGCCCCCGCCTGGCTGCCCGCCGAGCGCGTCGACGCGGGTACCGCCTACGCGGCGTACACCTCCGGCATCGCCCGCCAGGCCCTTGCGGGCGCGGATCGCGGCACCCTCGAGACCGGCCGCATCGCCGACGCCGTGTGGCTCTCCGCCGATCCGCTCTCGATCGCCCCCGAGGCGATCGCCGACCTCGCCGTGCACGGCACGTGGCTCGCGGGCGACGAAACATATCGGGCGTAATCTTCATCACAACCGCTTCACTCGATTCAAAGGAGACACTGTGAGCGATTCATCCCAGCCGCATCTCAAGCGGGCACTCGGCCTCACCGGCCTCACGCTGTTCGGCGTGACCTACATGACGGTGATCACGGTCTTCACGACCTACGGCATCGTCAACCAGGTCACCGACGGCCACCTCCCCGCGGCCTACGTCGTCGCGGTCGTCACGATGCTCTTCACCGCCGCCAGCTACGGTGCGATGGTGCGCCGCTACCCCGTGGCGGGCTCCGCCTACACCTACTCGCAGCAGTCGTTCGGCGGTGCCGCGGGCTTCCTCACCGGCTGGGTCATGCTGCTCGACTACCTGTTCATCCCGATGATCAACTTCATGCTCATCGGCATCTACCTGAACACGCAGTTCCCCGCGATCCCCGCGTGGATCTTCACCCTCGCGGCGCTGCTCATCGTGCTCCTCTTCAACGTGCTCGGCATCACGCTCGTGAACCGGGCCAACATGGTGATCATCGCGCTCTCCGTGGTGCTCGTGGTGCTGTTCATGGTGCTCGCCTTCAAGCACTCGCTCGGCGGCAACACCGAGATCAGCCTCATCGAGCCTTTCACCTTCGGAGAGGGCGGGATCGGCGCGGTCGCCTCCGGCGCCGCGATCCTCGCGCTCTCGTTCCT
The genomic region above belongs to Leucobacter muris and contains:
- a CDS encoding amidohydrolase, with the protein product MSLTIFTGGTVIVDPAGEHGPVTTTAIAFREDRVAAHGAAAEALASEPGAVRVDLAGGVLAPAPGDGHAHPLLGGLEALGPNVRDASDLAGILEAVAAWKAEHPETEWIVGGSYDATFAEGGLFDARWLDEATGDTPTILRAWDYHTAWANSAALRAGGITAETPDPALGRIVRREDGAPLGTLQEAAANDFLADVVPPFSLAQRVAALEQATLGYAAQGTTWVQDAWVELDTLPVYVAAAESGRLHTRLNLAFRADPARWRRQVEEFVAARAEVRALGADRLTAETVKFFADGVIESHTAAMIAPYADRPDERGLPNWTASELAEAAAAFDAEGFQLHIHAIGDAANRDALDALEAAIRDDPARERHHVVAHVAVLDPADIARFAELGVIANFEPYWAQCDAVMRDLTIPHLGHPRDEWQYLIGSVHRSGATVSFGSDWPVTTRDWRPALSTAITRHSHAEPGAPAWLPAERVDAGTAYAAYTSGIARQALAGADRGTLETGRIADAVWLSADPLSIAPEAIADLAVHGTWLAGDETYRA